The Solanum lycopersicum chromosome 2, SLM_r2.1 DNA window TCGGGAGTTGCTGCTCTTTTCCCATGGTATATTAAGCCTTTTGTTTTGGAAGTTGCTGCATTTCATCTTCACGCTTACTTCTAATTACCGTCTTGTGCTCTCATATCCATCTTGTGCTGAATTATTCCCTATGATATATATGAAGATTTTCCTTGTCCACTTGcgtctttttctttaatttcatgaTGTATAAAGCTGTACTTGTGATGTATCCACTATGTAAGGGGAAGTCCTGTCTGAACAAATGCGATAGGCTGGTAGCACTTCTGCTTGTCGACTCCTTGAGGCAAGAGGATCATACACCGTGTGGTGGCCAACAACTATGCTGAGATTTAAATTGCAAATGTTAGAATCCAGGGCTTTGCACAGTCCATCAGTCACGAGTGCAACCAGGCCAACACTATACCAATgcaaaaagaattattttttcgCTGAGGCAATCTAATTTGGCCAAGTGCGTCATTCTCAATTTATCAAGAGAAATGGTTGGAAGATACAAGTTTGGACTTGGTCTTGTGTGTATCTTCATCAACACATGTTACGGGTCAACTTCCTATGCCGTCCGAAATTCTTTAGAGTGATAGGTCtaatagatatattttatataaaagttCATTTCaatccataaaaaaataatcattcagTAATTGCAATGTGCAAGTAATCTCCTCATTCCTCAGATCATATGAGATTTTCCAAAGAATTCAACTTACAATGAAGAACCAAGAAGTGGGCACTGCCACACGGGTTATAATCCTGGCAATGGTGATATCAGTGCTATCGCTATTTGTTTTAGTCGGAGTTCTTGTCCTGATTCATATCTGTGTACTAGTGAGGGAGTTCAACAGAAGAAGCGACAACATTAACATGGCGGAGAGAGGGAGCACCAACATGTCCATGTCCAAGGAGGATATAGAAAAGCTTCCTTGCTTCATTTTTCAAGCCAAAGAGAAAGGAACTAGTACTCCAGTGGACTGTGCAATTTGTTTGGATAATTTCAAGGTGGGTGATAAGTGCAGAATGTTGCCTCAATGCAACCACAGTTTTCATGCCGAATGCATTGACTTGTGGCTCCTTAAGTCTCTCTATTGTCCAATTTGCAGAACTAGCACCGATATTCTGAGGGACTGTTCCATATCTGCAGGAGAAAGCAGTGGATGCAGTGGAAGTGGTCAAACGAGAAATTGATAGATCTAATTAGTTGATAGTGAGTAGATTCGTCTTTATTCTTGGTTTACCAAAGAGCTCATATCCACGCACCAGATGTTCAGTCCTGGATTTGGGGTGACTCTGGGATTGAATTGGACCTTAGCTAAGCATTTACTATCAGAATTGAACAGTTGCTTTAGTTTGTGTGCAGAGTGatgttctttcttttgtatatattcaGATACATTTAAACACTGGGttacaaaattatattgtacTAACTTGTGAGCTATGTGGAAAAGAGTAGTACCAGTTAATGTTCATAATAAAGATTATCTTATTAATACTGTAActtgattatcaaaatatttggGACCTGTGAGTGCATGCACAAAACTTGAAAACTATTGAACATACATTATATGGATCGATACCTGTCTCTGGCCTCTAGTTGTTTTCTTTCTCGAATACAAATGAAAACTAACAAAGCAAAAATCAAAGTGACAACATAGTACAAGCTATAAACCTCCTTACATTTTCATCATAGGTGTAAGCCGGCGTTCGACAGGTGCTAGTTTGGTTTAAACCAAGAGTATTCTTTACTTTGTGACTAAACAGCTACACATCGAAAACCCACCTTGTTTACCCTTCACGTATAAAAATCAGAACTGTTTTACATCCAAGAAACCAATTACTTCTCTTCAACTTTCTTCTAAGGAGCATAACTTTTTCCCTTGGCTGACATAATTAAGCAGTTTGGAACTATGAAAATCATGTTATttgaataatcttatcttaagTTGTTAGAGAAAGTccacaattaattattttatgtctcAACAACGCCATCTCAAGTAACCTGATTCTTTTTCATGGGTCGAACATGTGAAAATATCTAGTGCTATATTGAGTTGTGTGACTATCTTATCTAAAAATCTCACATACTTCAATACGTCCTCCTCTCTGTTTTTGAAAGACGGGCTGATGGAAGAACTTCTAATGGGAATTTACACAAGGGACAGGACTAAACATCTCAATGTCATTACTTCTATCTGCATTTTCAACTTAATCAACACATGCTGCCTCACATTTTCACAGCCTTCTACTGCTGAATGCAATCCTTCAACTAGGAAAATTTTCAGTACCATATAACGTGGGTGATGAAGATGGAAACTAGGGTAGTTTCTTGAATGATGAAGCCTGTGGTGGACCCTTTCGAGATTACCTCTATGCAATGGGAATCAGAGCAAATAAAACAGGACAAATGTACCTGAATTCGACTCAACAAACAAACTGCTTGACTAAGATGAATGATGAAGGAAATGGAATTGATGTTTCAGGTTGTGGTGTTGAGAAGCTAACAAAAACTGGTAGCAGCTGCTCAGATTTCACTGTTGATGACGTTAACATGAAGTTCGGAGACAAACTCAGAAAGTTGAGTTATAACTGTCAATTTCAGGATACTGCAGATAAAAGAGGTCATTTGTGCGAGTTCTGTGTAAATAGCTGGAAAGATATAAAGGAAGTGAGGTCGAAAAATGATAAATACGCAAAGGCAGAATCAGATATATGTAGGTTTGCAGTATTAGTATCACTAACAAGTACTAGAATTATAGATCAAGCATGGCTCAGAAAGCTTTACAATAGCATTTCAAATCAAAAGCAACCTGTGAACTTTGCATATACAGAAGAAAAAAGGCAAGAGCAAGACGAGCACTCGGAGCTGACAGAAAAACACAAGTTTAGACCAGGTAATCCAACTTTTAGAATTTTGTGCATCATTAGAAGATGGATTACTTCACGTTTAATGTGtaatttgaacttgaaacaGTTTCACCAGTCCTAATTGGAGGAATCCTAGCAGTCCTGATAACTGTATTTATCTCAGTGTGGACATTCATAAGAAAGAGGGCCAATGTAGATGCATCTGAGAAGAAATTTGGCAATGTTTTTGCCACTCAGTGTACCTTCTAACAGTTTACAAGAATTTTTACGCTATCAGGTCACTTGAAagattattgccacctttttcATCTTTGTAACTCTCCATATACGAACTAAAAAGGTTCATAACTTATTTGGCAGCTATAGATCTGGCAATGCCAAAAGATTCTAGTTTGGAAGTCTCCATTGAGGAGGTCTACTCAGCTACAAACATTCTAAATGAATCACACTTCATTGGTGAGGGGACAGCAGGTTACACCTATATTAATTTTGTTCTCCATTTATAGGAACTGATTTTTACTGTTGAATtcactaataataatattcctGTAGAAAAGGTGTATAGAGGAGTTCTCCCTAACAATCAGGAGGTTGCAATTAAGCACATAATCCATGAAGAATGTATAGAAACATTCCTCAGGGAAGTCAAAAGCCTAACTAATGTCAGACATCCAAACCTGGTAGCCTTGCTTGGCTACAGCAAGAATGCCAAAGAATATTTCCTCATCTATGAAATTTGTCCCTACGGCAATCTCTCTCAGTGGCTCTTTGGTATGTAACAGTTCTCTCTGCTTTAAATGTCAACTTCTCCAATTGTTTCAACCTGCACAAGTACTGCATAACTCTACTCAGCAAGGCTTAAATAGATGGAAAGAAATCCACCTAGCgcttttttgtcttttaaaggATTTGAATGCTAAGTCACACTATTGAGTGCTATTGAAAGAGCTATTTCATTTCCTTTTGTTTCCTTGTCCCTTCTCTCTATTATGTAATGGCGAATGGTGAGATTAcctttgttgaaacagcaaaCAACAGAGTATTATCCTGGACCCAAAGGCTTGAGATTGCCATTGATAGTGCTAAGGGACTCGTAAGTATAATCCACCGCGATATAAAGGTAGAAAATGGTTATGAATTCCCTTCAAATTTTTGAACTTTGGACTTCCCTGAATGGCTAAGTCACTTGCTTTATATTAAT harbors:
- the LOC104645716 gene encoding phytosulfokine receptor 1-like, translating into MGIRANKTGQMYLNSTQQTNCLTKMNDEGNGIDVSGCGVEKLTKTGSSCSDFTVDDVNMKFGDKLRKLSYNCQFQDTADKRGHLCEFCVNSWKDIKEVRSKNDKYAKAESDICRFAVLVSLTSTRIIDQAWLRKLYNSISNQKQPVNFAYTEEKRQEQDEHSELTEKHKFRPVSPVLIGGILAVLITVFISVWTFIRKRANVDASEKKFGNVFATQSIDLAMPKDSSLEVSIEEVYSATNILNESHFIGEGTAEKVYRGVLPNNQEVAIKHIIHEECIETFLREVKSLTNVRHPNLVALLGYSKNAKEYFLIYEICPYGNLSQWLFGM